Proteins from one Lonchura striata isolate bLonStr1 chromosome 6, bLonStr1.mat, whole genome shotgun sequence genomic window:
- the ENTPD5 gene encoding LOW QUALITY PROTEIN: nucleoside diphosphate phosphatase ENTPD5 (The sequence of the model RefSeq protein was modified relative to this genomic sequence to represent the inferred CDS: deleted 2 bases in 1 codon) codes for MASSGLPIFIALAFSSLPFVLSHSNREMWFQDFFPPNMCPINAKANTFYGIMFDAGSTGTRIHIYTFVQKSPENLPEVEGEIFESVKPGLSAYADQPEKGAETVKALLDMAVDAVPPHLWKKTPVVLKATAGLRLLSEEKAQALLSEVKEVFEESPFLVPEDSVGIMDGSHEGILAWITVNFLTGQLSGQNQQTVGILDLGGASTQITFLPRFEETLKETPEDFLTSFEMFNSTYKLYTHSYLGFGLKAARLATLGALNMEVVDGQMFRSSCLPKQLEAEWHFGGVKYQYGGNKEGETGFKPCYLEVLKVVKGKLHQPDEIRRSSFYAFSYYYDRAADTNLIDYERGGVLEVRNFERKAKEVCDNMERYSSASPFLCMDLTYITALLKEGFGFRDNTVLKLTKKVNNIETSWTGCYLLPAAVSGDDLLTCDTAMDFSISENAEKVNCTLQLPSGPKSYDHPHQSVKRRDAKQLLQQLVKRLGAITSL; via the exons ATGGCATCTTCCGGACTTCCCATCTTTATAGCATTGGCATTTTCCTCTTTGCCCTTTGTTCTTTCACATTCAAACAGGGAAATGTGGTTTCAGGATTTCTTTCCACCTAATATGTGTCCTATAAATGCCAAAGCAAACACATTTTATGGCATCATGTTTGACGCAGGAAGCACTGGAACCCGCATTCATATTTACACTTTTGTGCAGAAGAGCCCAG AAAACCTTCCAGAGGTGGAAGGGGAAATCTTTGAGTCTGTGAAGCCAGGTCTGTCTGCATATGCTGATCAGCCTGAAAAG ggTGCTGAAACTGTCAAAGCGTTACTGGACATGGCTGTAGATGCTGTGCCACCTCATCTCTGGAAAAAGACCCCAGTAGTGTTAAAAGCCACGGCTGGACTTCGCTTGCTGTCAGAGGAGAAAGCTCAGGCTCTGCTTTCAGAG GTGAAAGAAGTCTTTGAAGAATCACCATTCCTTGTTCCAGAGGACAGTGTTGGTATCATGGACGGATCTCATGAAG GAATTTTAGCCTGGATCACTGTGAACTTTTTGACAG GGCAGCTGTCTGGCCAGAACCAGCAAACTGTTGGGATTCTGGACTTGGGAGGAGCCTCAACCCAAATCACATTCCTGCCACGGTTTGAG GAAACTCTGAAGGAAACCCCTGAGGATTTTCTTACCTCATTTGAAATGTTTAATAGCACATACAAGCTCTATACCCACAG CTATTTGGGGTTTGGACTAAAAGCTGCAAGACTGGCAACGCTTGGAGCTTTGAATATGGAAG TTGTGGATGGGCAAATGTTCCGCAGTTCTTGTTTGCCTAAGCAGTTGGAAGCAGAGTGGCACTTTGGGGGAGTCAAATATCAGTATGGTGGCAACAAAGAAG GAGAAACAGGATTCAAGCCTTGCTACTTGGAAGTACTCAAGGTTGTCAAAGGGAAACTTCACCAACCAGATGAGATTCGTAGAAGTTCCTTCTATGCTTTCTCCTATTACTATGATCGAGCGGCTGACACCAACCTAATCG ATTATGAACGCGGAGGTGTTTTGGAAGTGAGAAATTTTGAGAGAAAAGCCAAAGAAG tCTGTGATAACATGGAGAGGTACAGCTCAGCCAGTCCTTTCCTCTGCATGGATCTCACTTACATCACTGCTTTATTAAAGGAAGGTTTTGGATTTAGGGACAACACAGTCTTAAAG TTGACAAAGAAAGTAAACAACATAGAGACAAGCTGGACT GGGTGCTACCTTTTACCTGCTGCAGTCTCTGGGGATGACTTACTGACCTGTGATACTGCTATGGACTTTagcatttctgaaaatgctGAGAAAGTAAATTGCACTCTCCAG CTTCCTTCCGGACCAAAGAGTTATGACCATCCGCACCAATCTGTAAAAAGAAGAGATGCAAAGCAACTTCTTCAGCAGCTCGTAAAAAGATTAGGAGCTATTACTTCACTCTAA